One stretch of Chelonia mydas isolate rCheMyd1 chromosome 21, rCheMyd1.pri.v2, whole genome shotgun sequence DNA includes these proteins:
- the EIF2D gene encoding eukaryotic translation initiation factor 2D isoform X4 codes for MAPSATETSRRSRAPVAVGVATMPTAEMLAAGMKGKGFTVLHAYTDHLWGFGDKSYPPTITPLVAEPAELESTDEDDKDEEGREPGNDLSIAPSLQMDIGNLNLQEGDGCARLMEEEEEPGETGAAEMAEDIAEVQPETEDGRTPQERMDELLHQCFFHALKCKVKKSELPLLTSTFLRNHMVSCCPEGQQLDLKKSSYKKLSKFLQYMQQQKIVQVKELNRGVESIVHIDWKHSDIKSFVVPEAFSAVSTAPESKCGDGDQLYHPPEIIPLYGVSTKMAPLFHESGHKKGSILSSSDVRSIIISYVKTNELVDETNKNFVKVNPILCDCLLDKWEQDEISKLKWDDLLSRCLDQMQPYHQVTFFGHEPIVRKGNLDPIDITIAQRSSNKKVTIIKNLELYGLDPQLVANTLQQRVQASATINTLPGAKDRVQVQIQGNQINHLAKLLLVGLLVILQRNTSYIGNIFKGWRRLQSLPGRSK; via the exons ATGGCCCCCAGTGCTACAGAGACTAGCAGGAGGAGCAG AGCCCCAGTAGCAGTAGGAGTCGCTACCATGCCCACTGCAGAGATGCTGGCTGCCGGAATGAAAGGGAAGGGCTTCACCGTGCTGCATGCTTACACAGACCACTTATG gggATTTGGAGACAAGTCTTACCCACCCACAATAACTCCCTTGGTAGCAGAGCCTGCGGAGCTGGAAAGCACGGATGAGGATGACAAAGATGAGGAGGGACGGGAGCCTGGCAACGACCTCTCCATTGCTCCGTCGCTACAAATGGACATTGGCAATTTGAACCTGCAGGAGGGAGATGGCTGTGCAAggctgatggaggaggaggaggaacccgGTGAGACTGGAGCTGCAGAAATGGCTGAAGATATCGCCGAGGTTCAGCCAGAAACAGAAGATGGCAGAACTCCACAAG AGCGAATGGATGAGTTACTGCATCAATGTTTTTTTCATGCCTTAAAATGTAAAGTGAAGAAGTCAGAGCTCCCGCTACTGACCAGCACTTTCCTGCGCAACCATATGGTCTCATGCTG CCCAGAAGGACAACAATTAGACCTAAAGAAATCAAGCTACAAGAAG CTCTCCAAGTTCCTGCAGTACATGCAACAGCAGAAGATTGTCCAAGTGAAGGAGCTGAACAGAGGGGTGGAGAGTATCGTGCACATAGACTGGAAACACTCTGA CATTAAGTCATTTGTTGTCCCTGAAGCATTCTCTGCTGTGTCAACGGCCCCAGAGAGTAAATGTGGAGACGGAGATCAGCTGTACCATCCTCCTGAAATCATACCACTCTATGGCGTCTCAACCAAAATGGCTCCACTTTTCCACGAGTCGGGACACAA GAAAGGCAGCATCCTTTCCAGCAGCGATGTGAGAAGTATTATCATCAGCTATGTAAAGACTAATGAGTTGGTTGATGAAACAAACAAGAA CTTTGTAAAGGTGAATCCAATCTTGTGCGACTGCCTGTTGGATAAATGGGAGCAAGACGAGATCTCAAAGCTCAAATGGGATGATCTCCTGAGCAG GTGTCTGGACCAAATGCAGCCTTACCACCAGGTGACATTTTTTGGACACGAACCCATTGTGAGGAAAGGAAACCTTGATCCCATTGACATAACCATAGCACAGAGATCATCAAATAAAAAG GTGACCATTATTAAGAATCTTGAACTGTATGGCCTAGACCCGCAATTAGTTGCCAACACACTCCAGCAAAGAGTACAGGCCAGCGCCACTATTAACACACTACCTGGGGCAAAGGACAGAGTTCAGGTCCAGATCCAAGGCAACCAAATCAACCATCTTGCCAAGCTGCTGCTCG TTGGACTCTTGGTTATATTGCAGAGGAATACCAGCTACATCGGAAATatattcaagggctggagaaggcTCCAAAGCCTACCCGGAAGAAGTAAATAA
- the RASSF5 gene encoding ras association domain-containing protein 5 isoform X2, with amino-acid sequence MKLNEDGTYTGFIKVHLKLRRPVTVPAGIRPPSIYDALKEVNLADMTDKRTSFYLPLDAVKQLHISSTTTVSEVIQGLLKKFMVVDNPQKFALFKEMQRDGQVLFQKLSLTEYPLYLRLLAGPDTDVLSFVLKENETGEVEWDAFSIPELQNFLTILDREEKDKIQQVQKKYSKFKQRLEESLKEAGGKPG; translated from the exons ATGAAGCTG AATGAGGACGGCACTTACACGGGCTTCATTAAAGTGCACTTGAAACTGCGCCGGCCTGTGACGGTGCCAGCAGGAATTCGGCCGCCGTCTATCTATGATGCCCTCAAGGAGGTGAACCTGGCTGATATGACGGACAAGAGAACTTCCTTCTACTTGCCGCTGGATGCAGTCAAGCAGCTGCACATCAGCAGCACGACCACGGTCAGCGAGGTGATCCAGGGGCTCCTCAAGAAGTTCATGGTGGTGGACAACCCTCAGAAGTTTGCACTTTTCAAGGAAATGCAGAGAGATGGGCAAG TTCTCTTCCAGAAGCTCTCTCTAACAGAATACCCCTTGTATCTCCGGCTGCTGGCTGGCCCCGACACAGATGTTCTCAGTTTTGTGCTGAAGGAGAACGAAACGGGGGAAGTGGAG TGGGATGCATTCTCTATCCCAGAGCTACAAAATTTCTTAACGATACTGGACAGAGAGGAAAAAGACAAAATTCAGCAAGTCCAAAAGAAGTACAGCAAGTTTAAACAAAGACTGGAGGAGAGTTTGAAAGAAGCAGGAGGAAAACCAGGATAA